From Watersipora subatra chromosome 2, tzWatSuba1.1, whole genome shotgun sequence, one genomic window encodes:
- the LOC137387755 gene encoding uncharacterized protein has protein sequence MVNMFRCLFVSFFYSVCSFGLQSSKDFITIHPGHNTDRSSPSSPFMYITTHKNYPVVYSNNINSSLTFTGFLNYPLFRLEFVARDEFELESGCVDVIVITGTYGPDLICGGIFSRSTLYYTAIGDSVTISFVTDESQGYFGVLLNFTAIFPIHLGNNSNRAISSKSLMYLATHQYYPFLYSTNINSSLTLTSIPSTSTITLDFLAREGFEIEAKCSDRVVVAGVSGYENNELIICGREFGQTTLSFRPIGESLTFTFITDLGLSFTGFIIKYTETPGAETVMTTRAARAAMIAAVSTASVLLVIVGVLAIPVAVYRKRLKKMTDTVLHSDTPQISQQSQGPRGKVDHQKVRARNQTRPLPQIHPEEDDAETPGYDFPEDEVTAEPYNEREAGTSNEEMYENDGYADRIERQASL, from the exons ATGGTAAACATGTTCCGATGTTTGTTTGTGAGTTTCTTTTATTCCGTCTGCTCATTTGGATTACAATCCTCTAAAG ATTTCATTACGATTCACCCTGGGCACAATACAGACAGGAGTTCACCATCATCACCGTTCATGTACATCACAACTCATAAGAATTACCCTGTAGTTTACTCAAACAACATTAACTCCTCGTTGACATTCACTGGCTTTTTAAACTATCCTCTGTTCAGACTCGAATTTGTGGCACGGGATGAATTTGAATTGGAAAGCGGGTGTGTTGATGTCATTGTGATTACGGGCACTTATGGACCAGACCTAATCTGTGGAGGCATATTTAGTCGATCAACACTTTATTATACTGCTATAGGAGACAGCGTGACAATCTCATTTGTAACGGATGAGTCTCAGGGCTATTTCGGAGTTTTATTGAACTTTACAG CTATTTTTCCAATACACCTGGGCAATAACTCCAACAGAGCTATTTCATCCAAAAGCCTTATGTACCTTGCCACCCACCAGTATTATCCATTCCTATACAGCACAAACATCAACTCTTCTCTGACCTTGACTAGCATACCTTCAACTTCAACAATAACACTGGACTTTTTAGCCCGAGAAGGCTTTGAGATAGAGGCGAAGTGTTCGGATCGAGTAGTAGTAGCCGGAGTTAGTGGATACGAAAATAATGAATTAATAATATGTGGCAGAGAATTTGGACAAACGACACTTTCTTTCAGGCCGATTGGAGAGAGTCTGACTTTTACATTTATCACAGACCTTGGCTTATCTTTCACAGGATTCATTATAAAGTATACAG AAACCCCGGGCGCAGAGACAGTGATGACTACTAGAGCTGCAAGGGCTGCAATGATTGCTGCTGTCAGCACTGCCAGTGTGCTACTAGTAATAGTAGGTGTACTTGCCATACCTGTGGCAGTCTACAGAAAAAGACTGAAAAA GATGACTGATACTGTCCTACACAGCGATACACCTCAAATCTCGCAACAAAGCCAAG GACCTCGCGGTAAAGTTGATCATCAAAAAGTGAGAGCGAGGAACCAAACAAGGCCACTGCCACAAATTCATCCAG AGGAGGATGATGCAGAGACACCTGGCTATGATTTTCCtg AAGATGAGGTAACAGCTGAACCGTACAATGAAAGAGAGGCGGGTACTTCAAATGAGGAAATGTATGAAAATGATGGGTATGCAGACAG aATTGAAAGACAGGCATCACTATAG